A region from the Kineothrix sp. IPX-CK genome encodes:
- a CDS encoding RNA polymerase sigma factor, with amino-acid sequence MKKKLLTIDLSTLGDAQMGIKMEYISIETIVEQYGSYVYNLAFKLSGKAEKAEDLAQETFIKAWKHLENLKEPAALKKWLHVICVNEFKMMIRKQARENIDYIENIEDLENDSDLLSDVQEIVVDEIIMAEEMIKIRNGCFLAMARKLSLNQRITFSLVDMFGLSIKEVADILDITPKAVKGLLYRARMNLDAFFQGHCNILDIKNPCRCEAWSEFYLTREKLQEAMKKSLPDYKEKEYSFDLETRNKIAFYYRRIPEMQPPKQWYQNIILLIGSLYK; translated from the coding sequence ATGAAGAAAAAACTTTTAACTATTGATTTGAGTACGCTTGGCGACGCACAGATGGGGATAAAAATGGAATATATTTCTATTGAAACGATAGTAGAACAATACGGCAGCTATGTTTATAATTTAGCATTTAAGCTGTCGGGTAAAGCTGAAAAGGCAGAGGATCTGGCGCAAGAAACCTTCATAAAGGCATGGAAGCATCTTGAAAACTTAAAAGAACCTGCAGCACTAAAAAAATGGCTTCATGTAATATGTGTGAATGAATTTAAGATGATGATAAGGAAACAAGCTCGCGAAAATATTGATTACATAGAGAATATTGAAGATTTGGAAAATGATTCTGACCTTCTGAGCGATGTTCAGGAAATAGTCGTTGATGAAATCATTATGGCTGAGGAAATGATTAAAATACGGAATGGATGCTTTTTGGCAATGGCTCGGAAACTTTCCTTGAATCAAAGGATAACTTTTTCTTTGGTTGATATGTTTGGATTATCGATCAAAGAGGTCGCTGATATATTGGATATTACGCCAAAAGCGGTTAAGGGATTGCTATACAGGGCAAGGATGAATCTGGATGCCTTTTTTCAGGGACACTGCAATATTCTGGATATAAAAAATCCGTGCCGGTGCGAAGCATGGAGTGAATTCTACCTTACACGTGAGAAGCTTCAGGAGGCTATGAAAAAGAGCCTGCCTGATTATAAGGAAAAAGAATATTCATTTGATTTGGAAACCAGGAATAAAATAGCATTTTACTATCGCCGTATTCCGGAAATGCAGCCGCCAAAGCAGTGGTATCAAAATATTATTCTGTTAATCGGAAGTTTATATAAATAA
- a CDS encoding VOC family protein, protein MDKKLNKNVYSTIDLSVRRNAQMGIKMKNYDNFFLPVGDMEEAKKYYGELLGLQMKFDFTDKGMIAYNVGNEEPAIILKDKSKFEDLKPTIWFEVSDVMKKYEEMKGMGIVFLSEPFKIKTGYAVEFEDPFGNRLGITDYLIPVTSA, encoded by the coding sequence GTGGATAAAAAGTTGAATAAAAATGTATATTCAACTATTGATTTGAGTGTGCGTCGCAACGCACAGATGGGTATAAAAATGAAAAATTATGATAACTTTTTTCTTCCTGTCGGTGATATGGAAGAAGCTAAAAAATATTATGGAGAATTATTAGGACTACAGATGAAATTTGACTTTACTGATAAGGGGATGATTGCATATAATGTTGGAAATGAGGAACCTGCAATTATTTTAAAGGATAAAAGCAAATTCGAGGATTTAAAGCCGACCATATGGTTTGAAGTATCCGATGTTATGAAGAAATATGAGGAAATGAAAGGAATGGGAATAGTTTTCTTATCAGAACCATTCAAGATAAAAACAGGATATGCCGTCGAATTTGAAGACCCGTTCGGAAACCGCTTGGGAATAACAGATTATTTAATCCCCGTTACAAGTGCCTAG
- a CDS encoding RidA family protein yields the protein MNRIIRTDVNEECAYSGIVEAGDYVFLSFCVGNVGGTVEEQVHGALDDMERRLKKVNLSLHNVVKMDVLLKDVWNIPVMEKVFKERFEGIYPARKTIQTAFAHSGGPDELHVQIDAIAYKE from the coding sequence ATGAACAGGATAATTAGAACGGATGTTAATGAAGAGTGCGCATATTCCGGAATCGTGGAGGCCGGTGACTATGTATTTCTCAGCTTCTGCGTAGGAAACGTAGGAGGAACAGTTGAAGAACAGGTTCATGGAGCACTCGATGATATGGAAAGACGTTTGAAAAAAGTAAATCTGTCATTGCATAATGTGGTAAAGATGGATGTTTTATTAAAGGATGTCTGGAATATTCCGGTTATGGAAAAAGTATTTAAGGAGCGGTTTGAAGGCATATACCCTGCGAGAAAGACGATACAGACAGCGTTCGCACATAGCGGGGGACCGGATGAGCTGCACGTTCAGATCGATGCAATTGCGTACAAAGAATAG